One Caldisericia bacterium DNA segment encodes these proteins:
- the fabG gene encoding 3-oxoacyl-ACP reductase FabG, producing the protein MDRVKDKVIIITGGAGGIGKETAKLLAKEGAKVVIFDINEDRLTEAKKEIEKYGIVKAIKADVTDFKSVSDAVNKVYEKFGKIDVLINNAGITRDGFLSKMDLEDWNKVIAVNLTGVFNTTKAVVPYMLERGKGNIISISSVVGVYGNIGQTNYAASKAGIIGMTKTWAKELGRKGIRANAVAPGFIKTEMTAKVPEKVINIMIEKTPLGRMGEPEDVANLLLFLSSDESSFINGQVIGVDGGLIP; encoded by the coding sequence ATGGATAGAGTAAAGGATAAAGTAATAATAATTACAGGCGGTGCTGGAGGGATAGGAAAGGAAACTGCAAAACTTCTTGCAAAAGAGGGTGCGAAAGTTGTTATATTTGATATCAATGAAGATAGACTCACTGAAGCAAAGAAAGAAATTGAAAAATACGGAATAGTGAAAGCGATTAAAGCTGATGTGACAGATTTCAAGAGTGTGTCAGATGCAGTTAATAAAGTTTATGAAAAATTTGGAAAAATTGATGTTCTCATAAATAATGCAGGAATTACAAGAGATGGTTTCTTAAGCAAGATGGATTTAGAGGACTGGAATAAGGTTATAGCGGTAAATCTTACTGGGGTATTCAACACAACAAAGGCAGTTGTACCTTACATGCTTGAGAGAGGAAAGGGAAACATTATAAGTATATCCTCTGTTGTTGGAGTTTATGGAAACATTGGTCAAACAAACTATGCAGCAAGCAAAGCTGGAATAATCGGAATGACAAAAACATGGGCAAAGGAACTTGGAAGGAAGGGAATAAGAGCAAACGCAGTGGCTCCAGGTTTCATAAAAACAGAGATGACAGCAAAAGTTCCTGAGAAAGTTATAAATATTATGATTGAGAAAACACCACTTGGTAGAATGGGAGAACCAGAGGATGTTGCAAATCTTCTCCTTTTCCTATCTTCTGATGAATCATCATTTATAAATGGACAAGTTATTGGAGTTGATGGAGGATTAATTCCCTGA
- a CDS encoding TetR/AcrR family transcriptional regulator, with product MERTLRGKRTREKILESAIATFKENGFKKASIKKIAERVGLSNASIYRYFKNKEEIYFALVKRFEDGLIEKIKEEKRGKTTLELIKSILLSYINYIRENTTLYDIFREVEFVNKDLVRDFYKKLINEIENVLKEKTKKNIDLETLSFSILGSVYFIVINYLIWDGKEIENKKLEAAFNLIESGIDRRGDFKPYIVEEREIKEKNDEILTKGEETKRKILSSAEKLFGEKGYSETQIMDIARESGIGLGTIYLYFNSKKEILWELVRYINYLLRRKSWEYTKDFNDRREIENAGFQAFFHLFRNISNDYRIVREAEFVDREIGAWYYKRLLSPYKKGLEIGMKFGEIIKTDPEALALSLMGIGHCVGMKWFVLEEGKDMSKRATLTTLNFIMHGLKGVLKEEV from the coding sequence ATGGAGAGAACATTAAGGGGAAAAAGGACGAGGGAAAAGATACTGGAAAGTGCCATAGCTACCTTTAAAGAGAATGGCTTTAAAAAGGCATCCATCAAAAAAATTGCTGAAAGGGTAGGCCTTTCCAATGCAAGCATCTACAGATACTTTAAAAACAAAGAAGAGATATACTTTGCCCTTGTCAAAAGATTTGAGGATGGTTTGATTGAAAAGATAAAGGAGGAGAAAAGAGGGAAAACTACACTGGAATTGATAAAGAGTATACTTCTCTCATACATAAATTACATAAGAGAAAACACAACACTCTATGACATCTTTCGTGAAGTGGAATTTGTAAATAAAGACCTTGTAAGGGATTTCTACAAAAAACTCATTAATGAGATAGAGAATGTCCTTAAGGAGAAGACCAAAAAGAATATAGATCTTGAGACTCTATCCTTTTCAATTCTTGGTAGTGTTTACTTCATAGTCATAAACTATCTCATATGGGATGGTAAAGAGATAGAGAATAAGAAGCTTGAAGCAGCTTTTAATTTGATAGAGAGTGGAATTGATAGGAGAGGAGATTTTAAGCCATACATTGTTGAGGAAAGAGAGATAAAAGAAAAGAACGACGAAATTCTAACAAAGGGAGAGGAAACAAAAAGAAAGATCCTTTCATCAGCAGAAAAACTTTTCGGGGAAAAAGGATACTCAGAAACTCAGATAATGGATATTGCAAGAGAATCCGGAATAGGCCTTGGCACAATCTATCTCTATTTCAACAGCAAAAAGGAAATACTATGGGAGCTTGTAAGGTACATAAACTACTTACTGAGAAGAAAATCGTGGGAATACACAAAGGATTTTAATGATAGAAGAGAGATTGAAAATGCTGGTTTTCAAGCATTCTTTCATCTCTTCAGAAACATAAGCAATGACTACAGAATAGTGAGAGAAGCAGAATTTGTTGATAGAGAGATTGGTGCATGGTACTACAAGAGACTTCTGTCTCCATACAAAAAGGGACTTGAAATAGGAATGAAGTTTGGAGAAATTATAAAAACCGATCCAGAAGCTCTGGCTTTATCCCTGATGGGGATAGGTCACTGTGTTGGAATGAAATGGTTTGTTCTTGAAGAGGGTAAGGATATGAGTAAGAGGGCAACATTAACCACACTTAATTTCATCATGCATGGATTGAAAGGGGTATTAAAGGAGGAGGTATGA
- a CDS encoding acetyl-CoA hydrolase/transferase family protein: MNVKEIYKRKLVSIEEALSKIKSNDTVVVALGPSQPPGLLSHLHLIKDRVENVKLITCLLLREYEFYRFVDKENAPFKMESWYLGAFERDLYKKGKITYIPNNLHAAGTDKIDSEKIDVFIGTGTPVDEKGFLSLSLSLVYEKEMIEKAKTVIIEINENLPRTFGDTQLNIEYVDYFVEYNSPLLEFPSIEPTEVEKRIGENISELIEDGSTLQLGIGGIPNAITKFLVDKRDLGIHTEMLTDGMVDLFYKGVITNQRKSVWKGKMVGTFAMGTKKLYDFIDNNISIELLRGSVVNDPYIVSKNEKMVSINTSLMVDLSGQVCSESFGVKQYTGTGGQLDTHRGAVLSKGGKGIIALRSTVKNETISTIVPALPEGSYITVPRQDVDYVVTEYGVAHLRGKSVRDRALSLIKIAHPKFREKLLFEAKKLNIV, from the coding sequence ATGAATGTAAAAGAAATTTATAAAAGGAAATTGGTCTCCATTGAAGAGGCATTGAGTAAAATTAAATCAAATGATACTGTTGTTGTTGCCCTTGGACCTTCGCAACCGCCAGGACTTCTATCGCATCTTCACCTAATCAAGGATAGAGTTGAAAATGTAAAACTTATAACCTGTCTCTTACTGAGGGAGTATGAATTTTACAGATTTGTTGACAAAGAAAATGCACCATTTAAAATGGAAAGCTGGTATCTTGGAGCCTTTGAGAGAGATTTATACAAAAAGGGAAAAATAACATACATACCAAACAACCTTCACGCTGCGGGAACTGACAAAATAGATAGTGAAAAGATAGATGTCTTTATCGGTACAGGAACACCGGTTGACGAAAAGGGATTTCTATCTCTGTCTCTATCTTTAGTGTACGAGAAGGAGATGATTGAGAAGGCAAAGACAGTGATAATAGAGATAAATGAGAATCTTCCAAGGACATTTGGTGATACACAGCTGAACATAGAGTATGTTGATTATTTTGTAGAGTACAACTCACCACTTTTAGAATTTCCATCCATTGAACCAACAGAAGTTGAAAAGAGAATAGGTGAAAACATTTCAGAGCTTATTGAGGATGGTTCAACTCTTCAACTTGGAATCGGGGGAATACCAAATGCAATTACAAAATTCCTGGTAGATAAAAGGGATTTAGGAATACACACTGAGATGTTAACAGATGGAATGGTTGACCTGTTTTACAAAGGTGTAATTACGAATCAGAGAAAAAGTGTATGGAAGGGAAAAATGGTTGGAACTTTCGCCATGGGAACAAAAAAACTCTATGATTTTATAGACAACAACATCTCAATAGAACTCTTAAGGGGCTCTGTTGTAAATGATCCATACATAGTTTCAAAGAATGAAAAGATGGTAAGTATAAATACATCCTTAATGGTTGATCTCTCAGGACAGGTGTGTTCAGAATCCTTTGGTGTGAAACAATACACAGGGACAGGTGGTCAACTTGATACACACAGAGGGGCGGTTTTATCAAAGGGAGGAAAGGGAATAATTGCTCTTCGTTCAACGGTGAAGAATGAAACCATATCAACAATTGTCCCAGCCCTTCCAGAGGGAAGCTACATAACTGTTCCAAGACAGGATGTTGACTACGTTGTAACAGAGTATGGAGTGGCTCATTTGAGGGGTAAAAGTGTAAGGGATAGAGCTCTATCCCTTATAAAGATTGCTCATCCAAAGTTTAGGGAGAAGCTTCTATTTGAGGCAAAAAAATTAAACATTGTTTAG
- a CDS encoding thiolase family protein — MVDVFLSAPFRTPVGKFGGSLKDIPAPKLGGFVIEKILETTNLEPDIFDDVVMGNVILAGEKMNPSRQAAIFGGVSEKVPAMTVNRVCGSGLQAIITGIQEIQSGFSRIVIAGGMENMDQAPYLIMKGRWGYRLGDSTIYDAITRDGLNDAFYDKHSGFLTDEYLVPKYKITREEQDRFALESHRKAKRAIEEGRFKDQIVPVKLKDGVFEVDETVRFDTSLEKLSRLKPVFKKDGTITAGNAPGLNSGAAAMIISDEDTLRKYALPVFGKVISYSIKAVDPKYFGIAPVYAIRDSLEKANLTISDIDLFEINEAFAAIAIAIKKELNIPDEKLNVNGGAIALGHPIGATGAILTVKLLHELKRSGKKLGLVSLCIGGGQAISLILKKI, encoded by the coding sequence ATGGTTGACGTTTTTTTAAGTGCGCCCTTTAGAACTCCTGTGGGAAAATTTGGAGGAAGTTTAAAGGATATACCAGCTCCAAAACTGGGAGGATTTGTAATAGAAAAGATTCTTGAAACAACAAATCTTGAACCGGATATCTTTGATGATGTGGTTATGGGGAATGTGATTCTTGCGGGAGAGAAGATGAATCCTTCAAGACAGGCAGCAATCTTTGGTGGAGTATCAGAAAAAGTTCCAGCAATGACTGTAAATAGAGTGTGTGGATCTGGACTTCAGGCAATTATTACTGGGATACAGGAAATACAATCTGGTTTCTCAAGAATTGTAATTGCAGGTGGAATGGAAAACATGGACCAAGCTCCATATCTAATCATGAAAGGGAGGTGGGGATATAGACTTGGAGACTCCACAATCTATGATGCTATAACAAGAGATGGGTTAAACGATGCCTTCTACGATAAACATTCTGGATTCCTTACAGATGAATACCTTGTTCCGAAGTACAAAATTACAAGAGAAGAACAGGACAGATTTGCCCTTGAAAGTCATAGAAAGGCAAAAAGGGCAATTGAGGAGGGAAGATTTAAAGACCAGATTGTTCCAGTGAAATTAAAGGATGGTGTGTTTGAAGTGGATGAAACTGTAAGATTTGATACCTCCCTTGAAAAACTTTCAAGATTAAAACCAGTCTTTAAAAAGGATGGAACAATCACTGCTGGAAATGCACCTGGTTTAAATTCAGGTGCAGCGGCAATGATTATTTCAGATGAAGATACTTTAAGAAAATATGCCCTTCCAGTCTTTGGAAAAGTAATTTCATACTCAATCAAAGCAGTTGATCCAAAATACTTTGGAATTGCACCGGTGTATGCCATAAGAGACTCTCTTGAGAAAGCAAATCTTACAATTTCAGATATTGATCTTTTTGAAATCAACGAAGCTTTTGCTGCAATTGCCATTGCAATAAAGAAGGAACTTAACATACCGGATGAGAAGTTGAATGTAAATGGAGGAGCAATTGCTCTTGGGCATCCTATTGGTGCCACTGGAGCGATCCTTACTGTGAAACTCCTCCATGAGTTAAAAAGGAGTGGTAAAAAACTGGGGCTTGTTTCCCTCTGTATAGGGGGAGGACAGGCAATTTCACTAATACTTAAAAAAATTTAA
- a CDS encoding ABC transporter substrate-binding protein: MKKLLAVILVVSLALLGSIALIGSVRAGAEISIVMKIGEKKYMVNGVEREMDVAPFIENGRTLVPIRFVIEALGGEVGWDGVLRKVTVKIEGKTIELFIGKKEVYVNGKKMVIDVAPKIVPPGRTMVPLRFISETAGYFVFYDAFGRQVYIQSKLIPRKIPGVTDKEIKIGAFAALSGPVAPIGIEFVKGYKTYYNYINDNGGIYGRKIKLIVEDDQFNPAKTIAAVKRMVEVDKVFAIVGGLGTPGCLAVMDYLNENKVPFVYQGSGSSKLAYPPKKYIFAVQPNFTNEGQIMAKYVVEELKADKIAVIYETDDIGTEGLNGVKKGLEKYGKKPVIEVGFSPTEVDLTSYVLKLKQAKPDVVIMYALLKPASIILKTAYSLGLKTKFVTTYPNADPLLITLAGKEAAEGTYVSAWVFTDLKDPGVKKFYEIWDKYHPGEIPSAYAIAGWIAGEVFVEGLRRAGSPPTRERLVWALETFKHWSGMLAKDITYAPNDRSGKKSMYFMQVKDGMWTKVSDWISIGD; the protein is encoded by the coding sequence ATGAAAAAGCTTTTGGCAGTGATTTTAGTGGTATCTCTTGCTCTACTGGGTTCCATTGCTCTCATTGGCTCAGTGAGAGCAGGAGCAGAGATCTCCATCGTTATGAAAATTGGAGAGAAGAAGTATATGGTTAACGGTGTTGAGAGGGAGATGGATGTTGCTCCATTCATAGAAAATGGAAGAACCCTTGTACCAATCAGATTTGTCATTGAAGCACTTGGTGGTGAAGTAGGATGGGACGGAGTCTTAAGAAAGGTAACTGTTAAGATAGAGGGAAAGACCATTGAACTCTTCATTGGGAAAAAGGAAGTATATGTGAATGGCAAGAAAATGGTAATTGATGTTGCTCCAAAGATTGTTCCTCCTGGAAGAACGATGGTTCCTCTTCGCTTTATTTCAGAAACTGCAGGATACTTTGTATTCTACGATGCCTTTGGAAGACAGGTTTATATACAATCAAAACTTATTCCAAGAAAAATTCCAGGTGTCACAGATAAGGAGATAAAGATTGGAGCCTTTGCGGCACTTTCAGGTCCTGTTGCTCCCATTGGAATTGAATTTGTAAAAGGTTACAAAACCTATTACAACTACATAAACGACAATGGTGGAATATACGGAAGAAAGATTAAACTCATTGTTGAGGATGACCAATTCAATCCAGCAAAAACCATTGCAGCGGTAAAGAGAATGGTTGAGGTGGATAAGGTTTTTGCAATAGTTGGTGGGCTTGGAACTCCAGGATGCCTTGCAGTAATGGATTATCTAAATGAAAATAAGGTTCCATTTGTATATCAGGGAAGTGGATCAAGTAAGCTTGCATATCCACCAAAGAAGTATATCTTTGCAGTCCAGCCAAACTTTACAAATGAAGGCCAGATAATGGCAAAGTATGTTGTTGAGGAGTTAAAGGCAGATAAAATTGCGGTAATCTATGAAACAGATGATATTGGAACAGAGGGATTGAATGGCGTAAAGAAGGGTCTTGAAAAGTATGGCAAGAAGCCTGTAATAGAGGTTGGTTTTAGCCCAACGGAAGTTGATTTAACATCGTATGTACTAAAATTAAAACAGGCAAAACCTGATGTTGTTATAATGTATGCCCTTCTTAAACCTGCATCAATAATCCTTAAAACAGCTTACTCGCTGGGACTTAAGACAAAGTTTGTAACAACATATCCCAATGCAGATCCACTGCTTATAACCCTTGCTGGAAAAGAAGCTGCAGAGGGAACATATGTATCAGCATGGGTATTTACAGACTTAAAGGATCCAGGAGTTAAAAAGTTCTATGAGATATGGGATAAGTATCATCCAGGAGAAATTCCAAGCGCCTATGCCATAGCAGGCTGGATTGCAGGAGAGGTCTTTGTTGAAGGATTGAGAAGGGCTGGCTCTCCTCCAACAAGAGAGAGACTTGTTTGGGCACTTGAAACATTCAAGCACTGGTCAGGAATGCTTGCAAAAGATATAACATACGCTCCAAATGATCGTTCTGGAAAGAAGTCAATGTACTTCATGCAGGTAAAGGATGGTATGTGGACAAAAGTTTCAGATTGGATTTCCATTGGCGATTAA